Proteins from one Nicotiana tabacum cultivar K326 chromosome 23, ASM71507v2, whole genome shotgun sequence genomic window:
- the LOC107773773 gene encoding la protein 1 — translation MAKTLNEETIKKVIRQVEFYFSDSNLPKDGFLKKTVDESEDGLVSLALICSFSRMRSHLGLGPSKQEEISDDTIQAVAEALKASSFLKISEDGKCVGRVTELSKPEEVIEQIDVRTIAASPLEYSVKLEDVESFFGQHGKVNSVRLPRHVADKRMFCGTALVEFASEEDAANVVKQNLIYEGVELELKPKKDFDVERANEEKEVEHNRPHLGPNSKNNSKPELDYPKGLIIAFKLKRKSSTEQNGNHQAAAESASAPETEGNKDTTKDNVKVTEEVSEVRDEDNNKDDEKDAENGSGETDVQNPEAVEKSMDSPTEEDDQAPAEEKLSIPACKDNKDIVMREDLRSIFQKFGTVKFVDFTIGSESGYIRFENEGAAQKACAAGVLAEEGGLTVKNFIAALDPVTGDAEKEYWSMFRNNQDKRRDFNKGNRGRGGRYNRGGKHSRPRGNDSGGRPNKFQKVRS, via the exons ATGGCCAAAACTTTGAACGAAGAAACAATCAAGAAGGTCATTCGTCAG GTCGAGTTTTACTTCAGTGATAGTAATCTTCCAAAAGATGGGTTTCTTAAGAAAACTGTGGATGAAAGTGAAGATGGAT TGGTAAGTTTAGCTTTGATATGTTCGTTTTCACGGATGAGGTCTCATTTGGGTTTGGGGCCGTCAAAGCAGGAAGAGATATCAGATGATACTATACAAGCTGTTGCTGAAGCTCTAAAGGCTTCTTCTTTTCTTAAGATTTCGGAAGATG GGAAATGTGTTGGTAGAGTCACAGAGCTTTCGAAGCCCGAGGAGGTTATAGAGCAAATAGATGTTAGGACGATTGCTGCATCCCCATTGGAATACAGTGTCAAGCTTGAAGATGTGGAGTCCTTCTTTGGTCAGCATGGCAAG gtTAACAGTGTGAGGCTGCCTCGGCATGTAGCTGACAAAAGGATGTTTTGTGGCACTGCTCTGGTTGAGTTCGCCAGTGAGGAAGATGCGGCTAATGTTGTGAAGCAAAACTTGATTTATGAAGGAGTTGAATTAGAACTGAAACCAAA GAAAGATTTCGATGTAGAAAGAGCCAACGAAGAGAAAGAAGTTGAGCATAACCGTCCTCATCTTGGTCCAAATAGTAAAAACAATTCGAAGCCTGAACTAGA CTATCCAAAGGGCTTGATCATTGCATTTAAGTTGAAGAGAAAAAGCTCTACAGAACAAAATGGTAATCATCAAGCGGCTGCTGAAAGCGCAAGTGCTCCCGAAACAGAAGGCAATAAAGATACAACAAAAGACAATGTCAAGGTGACAGAAGAGGTGTCAGAAGTTAGAGATGAAGACAACAATAAGGATGATGAAAAAGATGCTGAGAATGGAAGTGGGGAGACTGATGTTCAGAATCCTGAAGCTGTAGAGAAATCCATGGACAGTCCAACTGAAGAGGATGATCAAGCTCCTGCTGAAGAAAAATTATCAATTCCTGCTTGCAAGGACAACAAGGACATTGTTATGCGTGAAGACTTGAGGAGCATTTTCCAAAAATTTGGCACTGTGAAG TTTGTTGATTTCACGATTGGATCAGAATCAGGTTATATAAGGTTTGAAAATGAAGGGGCTGCACAGAAAGCATGTGCTGCTGGTGTACTTGCTGAAGAAGGTGGTTTGACGGTGAAGAATTTCATTGCTGCCTTAGACCCAGTAACTG GTGATGCTGAGAAGGAATACTGGAGTATGTTCCGTAATAACCAGGACAAACGCCGTGACTTTAATAAAGGGAATAGGGGAAG GGGAGGAAGATACAACAGAGGCGGGAAGCATTCGCGTCCAAGGGGAAACGATTCAGGTGGTCGCCCAAACAAATTCCAGAAAGTTAGGTCATGA